A region from the Spea bombifrons isolate aSpeBom1 chromosome 7, aSpeBom1.2.pri, whole genome shotgun sequence genome encodes:
- the INHBB gene encoding inhibin beta B chain: protein MSALLLALLVAGALGSPTPVPDPHAGGSCSSCGFRAPEEAAHTDLLEAVKRHILSRLHLRDRPNITHAVPRAAMLTALRKLHAGRLREDGRLEIPELDGHGGPEPPEQSSEIISFAETDDVTAARVRLSFTISNEGNQNLFVFQSNLWLYLKLPDVLEKSGRRKVRIKVHLEDPAGPGRMNVVEKKVDMRRSGWHTFPLTDTIQALFEKGERRLTLEVQCDGCEDRSVIPVYVDPGEESHRPFLVIHARLADNQHRIRKRGLECDGRTNLCCRQQFYIDFRLIGWNDWIIAPSGYFGNYCEGSCPAYLAGVPGSASSFHTAVVNQYRMRGLNPGTVNSCCIPTKLSTMSMLYFDDEYNIVKRDVPNMIVEECGCA from the exons ATGTCTGCGCTTCTCCTCGCCCTCCTGGTGGCCGGTGCCCTGGGTAGCCCCACCCCGGTCCCCGATCCCCATGCCGGGGGCAGCTGCTCGTCCTGCGGGTTCCGAGCCCCGGAGGAGGCGGCTCACACGGACCTGCTGGAGGCGGTGAAGCGGCACATCCTGAGCCGGTTGCACCTGCGGGACCGACCGAACATCACCCACGCGGTGCCCCGGGCGGCCATGCTCACTGCCCTGCGGAAGCTGCACGCCGGCCGGCTACGGGAGGACGGGAGGCTGGAGATCCCCGAACTGGACGGACACGGCGGCCCCGAGCCGCCCGAGCAGAGCTCCGAGATCATCAGCTTCGCAGAGACAG ATGATGTGACGGCTGCGAGGGTTCGCCTCTCCTTCACCATCTCCAACGAGGGCAACCAGAACCTCTTCGTATTCCAGTCCAACCTGTGGCTCTACCTGAAGCTCCCCGACGTCCTGGAGAAGAGCGGGAGGCGGAAGGTCCGCATTAAGGTCCACCTGGAAGACCCGGCCGGCCCCGGCAGGATGAACGTGGTGGAGAAGAAGGTGGACATGAGGAGGAGCGGCTGGCACACGTTCCCTCTGACCGACACCATCCAGGCGCTCTTCGAAAAGGGAGAGCGGCGGCTGACCCTGGAAGTCCAGTGCGACGGCTGCGAGGATCGCTCGGTGATTCCCGTCTACGTGGATCCCGGAGAGGAATCTCATCGGCCCTTTTTGGTGATTCACGCGCGGCTCGCGGACAACCAGCACCGGATTCGGAAGCGGGGCCTGGAGTGCGACGGCCGCACGAATCTGTGTTGCAGGCAACAATTCTACATTGACTTCCGGCTTATCGGATGGAACGATTGGATCATAGCTCCGTCGGGGTACTTCGGGAATTACTGCGAAGGCAGCTGCCCGGCATACCTGGCAGGGGTACCGGGGTCCGCCTCGTCCTTCCACACGGCCGTGGTGAACCAGTACAGAATGAGGGGCTTGAACCCGGGGACAGTTAACTCTTGCTGCATTCCTACCAAGCTCAGCACCATGTCCATGCTTTACTTCGACGATGAGTACAACATTGTCAAGAGGGACGTTCCTAATATGATCGTGGAAGAGTGCGGCTGCGCGTGA